From one Acidimicrobiales bacterium genomic stretch:
- a CDS encoding cytochrome P450, with the protein MRTTELMAEINLLDRDRFTEGIPHEWFTHLRANAPIFRHPEPAGPGFWVFTKYDDVVAIGRDAKHFSSEQARGGVVGLEEPEVEAEWVGEGGNLMLTMDPPAHTRYRRLVNRGFTPKMIGMLEPHIRDMTARIVEDAIKRGEVDFVVDVASELPLQVIAELMGVPLEERHKVFDWSNRMIGSEDPEYAVSQEKVQEAQIEMFMYAQQLADRRREEPREDIITKLLSADVDGDQLSALDFNLFFLLLAVAGNETTRNAISHGMNAFLENPEQYALLQAKPELIDTAVEEILRWASPVMYFRRNVTADLDYKGHQLKAGEKVGIWYVSANRDEDVFSDPFSFDIARQPNDHIAFGGGGPHHCLGANLARMEIKLLFEELTSRVRSVEAVGTPSRLRSNFIGGIKHLPVSLVAA; encoded by the coding sequence GTGCGCACGACCGAACTCATGGCGGAGATCAACCTGCTCGACCGGGATCGCTTCACCGAAGGCATCCCGCATGAATGGTTCACCCACCTGCGTGCGAACGCTCCGATCTTCCGCCACCCCGAGCCGGCTGGCCCCGGCTTCTGGGTCTTCACCAAGTACGACGACGTCGTCGCCATCGGCAGGGATGCCAAGCACTTCTCGTCGGAACAGGCCCGCGGGGGCGTGGTCGGGCTCGAGGAACCAGAGGTCGAAGCGGAGTGGGTAGGCGAGGGCGGGAACCTGATGCTGACAATGGATCCGCCGGCCCACACCCGGTACCGCCGGCTGGTCAACCGTGGGTTCACCCCGAAGATGATCGGGATGTTGGAGCCTCACATCCGGGATATGACGGCAAGGATTGTGGAGGACGCGATAAAGCGTGGTGAGGTCGACTTCGTCGTCGACGTTGCCTCGGAGCTTCCCCTGCAGGTGATCGCGGAGCTGATGGGGGTACCGCTCGAAGAACGGCACAAGGTCTTCGACTGGTCGAACCGGATGATCGGCAGCGAGGACCCTGAGTACGCCGTCTCCCAGGAGAAGGTTCAAGAGGCCCAGATCGAGATGTTCATGTACGCGCAGCAGCTCGCCGACCGGCGCCGGGAGGAGCCGCGCGAAGACATCATCACCAAGCTCCTGTCGGCGGACGTCGATGGCGACCAACTCAGCGCGCTGGACTTCAACCTCTTCTTCCTGCTGCTTGCGGTCGCGGGAAACGAGACCACCCGCAACGCCATCTCCCATGGGATGAACGCTTTCCTTGAAAATCCGGAGCAGTACGCGCTGCTCCAAGCCAAGCCGGAGCTGATCGACACAGCGGTCGAGGAGATCCTCCGTTGGGCATCCCCGGTGATGTACTTCAGGCGGAACGTGACCGCCGACCTCGACTACAAGGGACACCAGCTGAAAGCGGGCGAGAAGGTTGGCATCTGGTACGTGTCCGCCAATAGAGACGAGGACGTGTTCTCCGATCCGTTCTCCTTCGACATCGCCAGGCAGCCCAACGATCACATCGCTTTCGGAGGCGGAGGTCCCCACCACTGCCTCGGGGCGAATCTGGCCCGGATGGAAATCAAGCTCCTGTTCGAGGAGCTGACATCAAGGGTCCGGTCGGTAGAGGCCGTCGGTACACCGTCGCGGCTGCGGTCGAACTTCATCGGCGGCATCAAGCACCTGCCGGTGAGTCTGGTCGCCGCCTGA